A genomic window from Vigna radiata var. radiata cultivar VC1973A chromosome 2, Vradiata_ver6, whole genome shotgun sequence includes:
- the LOC106754399 gene encoding tetrapyrrole-binding protein, chloroplastic, giving the protein MATNSLHYSIHHHSLLKRHHNNNPSETPPPTSLFLKPSTPTLTLSHHTLSTNSHITFFSLSQTTPSSSSSTSQTSPSFDLLRHHLSSQNFQLADEETRRLLIVLAGEPAQKRGYVFFSEVQFISGSDLLTIDTLWREHSGNKFGYSVQKKILEKANGDFTKFFIKVGWMKKLDTEMEQYNYRSFPSEFIWELNEDTPEGHLPLTNALRGTQLLNNVLNHPAFVNTDKERDGKDDAENRDKGALAGSKDNSSSPKTLSKRVFKPDYSF; this is encoded by the coding sequence ATGGCCACAAATTCTCTCCATTACTCCATCCACCACCATTCCCTCCTCAAACGCCACCACAACAACAACCCTTCAGAAACTCCTCCCCCCACATCACTCTTCCTCAAACCCTCCACACCAACCTTAACTCTCTCCCACCACACTCTTTCTACTAACTCTCATATCACTTTCTTTTCCCTCTCCCAAACCACACCCTCTTCATCCTCCTCCACCTCCCAAACCAGCCCCTCCTTTGACCTCCTCCGCCACCACCTCTCCTCCCAAAACTTCCAGCTAGCTGATGAAGAGACCCGCCGTCTCCTCATCGTGCTTGCTGGAGAACCAGCTCAGAAGCGCGGCTATGTCTTCTTCTCTGAGGTGCAGTTTATATCCGGGAGCGACCTCTTGACCATTGACACCCTTTGGAGGGAGCACAGTGGAAACAAATTCGGGTACAGTGTGCAGAAAAAGATACTGGAGAAGGCCAATGGGGACTTCACCAAGTTCTTCATCAAAGTGGGGTGGATGAAGAAGCTTGATACTGAGATGGAGCAGTACAACTACAGGTCTTTCCCTTCTGAGTTCATCTGGGAGCTCAATGAGGACACCCCAGAGGGACACTTGCCTCTCACAAACGCTCTCAGAGGGACACAGTTACTCAATAACGTTCTCAACCACCCTGCTTTTGTTAATACTGACAAAGAACGTGATGGAAAAGATGATGCTGAGAACAGGGACAAGGGGGCACTCGCAGGATCAAAGGATAATAGTTCATCTCCGAAGACATTGTCTAAGAGGGTCTTTAAACCGGATTATAGCTTCTGA